The Tenacibaculum jejuense genome includes a window with the following:
- a CDS encoding RDD family protein, protein MKVMNESAFDKFENLYKEPKIAEIHTRVFAFILDFLFFFMIGKAIGLLSGTDHSTVILSLNLSGVFILLFLGIGVFLWPVSEGLYGQTIGKRLLDIKVIANKDKSMHIGRAFVRFLLGFVDLIFLLGIVVAIFDKRNNRLGDILADTSVIQSKYNG, encoded by the coding sequence ATGAAAGTTATGAACGAAAGCGCCTTTGATAAGTTTGAAAACTTATATAAAGAACCTAAAATAGCAGAGATTCATACTCGAGTTTTTGCTTTTATTTTAGATTTTTTGTTTTTTTTCATGATAGGTAAAGCTATTGGTTTATTGTCTGGTACAGATCATAGTACTGTTATATTATCTTTAAACTTAAGTGGTGTATTTATACTTTTGTTTTTAGGTATAGGTGTTTTTTTATGGCCTGTTAGTGAAGGTTTATATGGACAAACCATTGGGAAAAGATTATTAGATATAAAAGTAATAGCGAATAAAGATAAATCAATGCATATAGGAAGAGCTTTTGTACGTTTTTTATTAGGTTTTGTTGATTTAATTTTTCTTCTGGGAATAGTAGTTGCTATTTTTGATAAAAGAAATAATAGATTAGGGGATATTTTGGCAGATACTTCGGTAATACAGAGTAAATACAATGGATAA
- a CDS encoding DUF6638 family protein, with product MDKLKEADLYKGELIPISGKLVERYNKCLVKLGFTETKLTSFFIDGIGWSPEVAEEKGEIHYLNNGEANPHCIIITPLQKGLPVYNPFHSFDRELMKQVFKTHQTNIENITRDSAICVDFDQRIDVFYEPLDVLKYKDIIVRFRLVDNLDQAQKEQLELIELFKRDNNFVDEEIHQKLLESANTYGDLRERVIDIKDITFNVDSFFTEAFGGIFVIKSFLSPILVFQDIDAYKEAIKDTSHDVLMYHIGHDQLIEKLQSHLIIEFDLNSEITKRRHERVKKFLLSKHLENTTHEMKDILEDPMLFKSYLNKIDISARKKVMSVDRYLEKKSSGTFVKVEDIIDEEVRVALHSPHSSLKPSEQDLIWKLLVSISPKDVLFLYWYDKEEFYKRYKNWSDSMKDWVIQTIKNNI from the coding sequence ATGGATAAACTAAAAGAAGCAGATTTATATAAAGGAGAATTAATTCCTATTAGTGGTAAACTAGTAGAACGTTACAATAAGTGTTTGGTAAAATTAGGTTTTACTGAAACTAAGTTAACATCTTTTTTTATCGATGGAATTGGATGGAGTCCCGAAGTTGCAGAAGAAAAAGGGGAAATTCATTATTTAAATAATGGAGAAGCGAATCCGCATTGTATTATCATTACTCCACTTCAAAAAGGATTACCAGTGTACAATCCATTTCATTCTTTCGATAGAGAATTAATGAAACAAGTATTTAAAACGCATCAAACGAATATAGAAAATATAACTAGAGATTCTGCTATTTGTGTTGATTTCGATCAAAGAATAGATGTGTTTTATGAACCTTTAGATGTATTGAAATACAAAGACATAATTGTACGTTTTCGTTTGGTAGATAATTTAGATCAAGCACAAAAAGAACAATTAGAGCTGATAGAATTATTTAAAAGAGATAATAATTTTGTCGATGAAGAAATTCATCAAAAATTATTAGAATCTGCAAATACGTATGGTGATTTAAGAGAAAGAGTCATAGATATTAAGGACATCACATTTAATGTAGATTCATTTTTTACCGAAGCATTCGGAGGGATTTTCGTAATTAAAAGTTTCCTATCTCCAATTTTAGTGTTCCAAGATATAGATGCTTACAAAGAAGCGATAAAAGATACAAGTCATGATGTATTAATGTACCATATTGGTCATGATCAATTGATAGAAAAACTACAGTCACATTTAATTATAGAATTTGACTTAAATTCAGAAATCACAAAAAGAAGACATGAACGTGTAAAAAAGTTTTTACTTTCAAAACATTTAGAAAATACAACTCATGAAATGAAGGATATTTTAGAAGATCCAATGTTGTTTAAGAGCTATTTGAATAAGATTGATATTAGCGCTAGAAAAAAAGTAATGAGTGTCGATCGATATTTAGAAAAGAAGAGTTCAGGAACTTTTGTAAAAGTTGAAGATATTATAGATGAAGAAGTACGTGTAGCATTACATAGTCCACATTCATCATTAAAACCAAGCGAACAAGATTTAATTTGGAAATTATTGGTAAGTATTTCTCCAAAAGATGTTTTATTCTTGTATTGGTACGATAAAGAAGAGTTTTATAAACGTTATAAAAATTGGAGTGACTCAATGAAAGATTGGGTTATTCAAACGATTAAAAATAATATTTAA
- a CDS encoding putative quinol monooxygenase: MKKVIIVHLEIKQESRESFMKETFSITSKSKEEIGCLEYNVLENCYSENKFMIYEVYENNKAFDDHKESEHYKKYISFVMPILAKEPVIEIY, encoded by the coding sequence ATGAAAAAAGTAATTATAGTCCATTTGGAGATTAAACAAGAAAGTAGAGAGAGCTTCATGAAAGAAACTTTTTCAATAACATCAAAAAGTAAAGAAGAAATAGGGTGTTTAGAATACAATGTACTAGAAAATTGTTATTCAGAAAATAAATTTATGATTTACGAAGTTTATGAAAATAATAAAGCTTTTGATGATCATAAAGAAAGTGAACATTATAAAAAGTATATCAGTTTTGTAATGCCTATTTTAGCTAAAGAACCTGTAATAGAAATTTATTAA
- a CDS encoding helix-turn-helix domain-containing protein, whose translation MYSNTSYLPGKQLEKYIDRYYLFEKEDNDLFQLPKILPGTGLELVFHLETTLSVNNIVLPEAHTICPRKSISFDKTDKASFLSVRFKSGRFRHFTKWSFLDLNDQFISVDKLWGNIGSELITRLKNLKSIEAKIRCIDTFLLKMFNENYNSDDEKWNPIIDELYYQYNAINLADLSNKLQLSIRQFQRNFKSQFGITPKKFQQIARMQSIVKKGLLNNDKNYLSTIYDSGYFDQSHFIKDFKAMVKRKPLEYFNEQNFTTNFYHKSISSN comes from the coding sequence ATGTATTCTAATACATCTTATTTACCAGGAAAACAATTAGAAAAATATATAGATCGTTATTATCTTTTTGAAAAAGAGGATAACGATTTATTTCAGTTACCAAAGATTTTACCAGGTACAGGTTTAGAGTTGGTTTTTCATTTAGAAACAACGTTATCTGTCAACAATATTGTATTACCTGAAGCTCATACGATTTGTCCAAGAAAAAGTATTTCTTTTGATAAAACAGATAAGGCTTCTTTTTTATCAGTTCGTTTTAAAAGTGGGAGATTTCGACATTTTACTAAATGGAGTTTTTTAGATTTAAATGACCAGTTTATTTCAGTTGATAAACTCTGGGGAAATATTGGAAGCGAATTGATCACAAGATTGAAAAACCTCAAATCTATTGAAGCCAAAATTAGGTGTATCGATACTTTTTTATTAAAAATGTTCAATGAAAATTACAATTCAGATGATGAAAAATGGAATCCAATTATTGATGAATTGTATTATCAATACAATGCTATTAATCTAGCAGATCTTTCAAATAAACTACAATTAAGTATTCGTCAATTTCAAAGAAACTTTAAGAGTCAATTTGGAATTACTCCTAAGAAATTTCAACAAATAGCAAGAATGCAAAGTATTGTAAAAAAAGGACTATTGAATAACGATAAGAATTATTTAAGTACAATATATGATAGCGGTTATTTTGATCAAAGTCATTTCATCAAAGATTTTAAAGCCATGGTAAAAAGAAAACCCTTAGAATATTTTAATGAACAGAACTTTACAACAAATTTTTACCACAAGTCTATTAGCTCTAATTAG
- a CDS encoding DMT family transporter, with amino-acid sequence MWMYLGLLAALFLGLHNLCKKHAVKNNEVYPVLLGTLISGLLILLPFYIGTHFFPEATLKAGFLIQDIPLEKHGYIFIKSMIMCSSWILAYQALKHLPLTIVAPIRSGGPFFTFLGAIFLYQERPNLYQWIGFFLIIFSVYLYSQVGKKEGIIFKNNKWIYAIIGATFLGASSGLYDKFLIQKIHLNPQTLQFWFCFYCILILLIILSIIWFPKIEKRKAFKWRWSIPAVGVLLQTADYFYFKALQDPEALIMLLSAIKRSQLIIAVVLGGILFKEKNKRKKLLPLAGIMIGVALILYSN; translated from the coding sequence ATGTGGATGTATTTAGGCCTTTTAGCTGCCTTATTTTTAGGTTTACACAACTTATGCAAAAAACACGCAGTAAAAAATAATGAAGTCTATCCTGTATTACTGGGGACTTTAATTAGCGGACTTTTAATTTTACTACCTTTTTATATTGGAACTCATTTTTTTCCAGAAGCAACATTAAAAGCTGGTTTTCTAATCCAGGATATTCCTTTAGAAAAACATGGTTACATTTTTATAAAATCTATGATTATGTGTTCTTCATGGATTTTAGCTTATCAGGCACTTAAACATTTACCTTTAACAATTGTTGCTCCGATTCGTTCTGGTGGGCCATTTTTTACTTTTTTAGGAGCTATATTTTTATATCAAGAACGCCCAAATTTATATCAATGGATTGGTTTTTTCTTAATTATTTTTTCTGTGTATTTATATTCTCAAGTAGGAAAAAAAGAAGGAATAATTTTTAAAAATAATAAATGGATTTACGCTATAATCGGCGCTACTTTTTTAGGAGCTTCTAGTGGATTATATGATAAATTTTTAATTCAGAAAATTCATTTAAATCCGCAAACTTTACAATTCTGGTTCTGTTTTTATTGTATACTTATTCTCTTAATCATTTTAAGTATTATTTGGTTTCCGAAGATTGAGAAACGTAAGGCTTTTAAATGGCGTTGGTCGATTCCAGCTGTTGGAGTTTTATTACAAACTGCAGATTATTTTTATTTTAAAGCATTACAAGATCCAGAAGCCTTAATTATGTTGTTATCGGCTATTAAAAGAAGTCAATTAATTATTGCTGTAGTATTAGGTGGAATTTTATTTAAAGAAAAGAATAAACGTAAGAAATTATTACCATTGGCAGGAATTATGATTGGTGTTGCCTTGATTTTATATTCTAATTAG
- a CDS encoding bifunctional helix-turn-helix transcriptional regulator/GNAT family N-acetyltransferase — MDALQGIGEIGIGSRLKRLSEYMMKDTQVVYDHFGFDFDPYLFPTFKIILHKEEVTNTEINQSLKTSQPATTQVINKLDKKGLIVLKEHPNDKRKKLIALSEKGKKLAEQIQPLWKSIEYTIKDYTRITSDSLIEHINKLEKKFIQKKFSDAIMEHYIANNKKQLEIINFSEEFASSFYDLNIEWLQTYFYVEPFDEEVLGKPKQYIIDKGGHIFFAKLNDEIVGTVALMPLDENGTFELTKMAVSPEHRGHKIGQKLITKCIEFAKQEQFNTLLLYSNTLLENAIYIYRKYGFVEVPLEANSPYKRSDIKMVYKGL, encoded by the coding sequence ATGGATGCTTTACAAGGAATTGGTGAAATTGGTATAGGGTCTCGACTAAAGAGATTAAGTGAATACATGATGAAAGATACTCAAGTAGTTTACGATCATTTTGGTTTTGACTTTGATCCGTATTTGTTTCCAACATTTAAAATTATTCTTCATAAAGAAGAAGTGACAAACACAGAAATCAATCAGAGTTTAAAAACCTCTCAGCCAGCAACTACACAAGTCATTAATAAACTTGATAAAAAAGGATTGATTGTCCTTAAAGAACATCCTAATGATAAACGTAAAAAGTTGATTGCGCTTTCTGAGAAAGGAAAAAAATTAGCAGAGCAAATTCAACCATTATGGAAAAGTATAGAGTACACTATTAAAGACTACACAAGAATTACATCAGACTCTTTAATTGAACATATTAATAAACTAGAAAAGAAATTCATTCAAAAAAAATTTAGTGATGCTATTATGGAACATTACATTGCAAACAACAAAAAGCAACTAGAAATTATAAACTTCTCAGAGGAGTTTGCCTCTAGTTTTTACGATTTAAACATTGAATGGTTGCAGACTTATTTTTACGTAGAACCTTTCGATGAAGAAGTTTTAGGAAAACCAAAACAATATATTATTGATAAAGGTGGACATATATTTTTCGCAAAACTAAACGACGAAATTGTAGGAACCGTAGCATTGATGCCTCTTGATGAAAACGGAACTTTTGAACTTACAAAAATGGCTGTTTCTCCTGAACATAGAGGTCATAAAATTGGGCAGAAATTAATTACAAAATGTATTGAATTTGCTAAGCAAGAACAATTCAACACACTCCTACTCTACTCAAATACTTTGTTAGAAAATGCTATTTATATTTACAGAAAATATGGTTTTGTAGAAGTTCCTTTAGAAGCTAATTCACCTTACAAGCGTAGCGATATTAAAATGGTATATAAAGGACTTTAA
- a CDS encoding DoxX family protein has translation MKTNQIIFYISTGLLTLLMLFSAGMYFFNHEHIVKAFEGMGYPTYIIYPLAIAKLLGLVTIWFINNRSLKEWAYAGFFFNTVLAFFAHIMIKDSQQMLAAIGFVLVLISYNFNKKRWEK, from the coding sequence ATGAAAACAAATCAAATTATTTTTTATATATCTACAGGATTATTAACGTTGTTAATGTTGTTTTCTGCTGGGATGTATTTTTTTAATCATGAACACATAGTTAAAGCCTTTGAAGGAATGGGATATCCTACTTATATCATTTATCCTTTAGCAATAGCTAAACTTTTAGGCTTAGTTACAATTTGGTTTATAAATAATAGATCATTAAAAGAGTGGGCTTATGCAGGTTTCTTTTTCAATACAGTTCTTGCATTCTTCGCACATATAATGATAAAAGATAGTCAACAAATGTTGGCTGCAATAGGTTTCGTATTAGTATTAATTTCATATAATTTCAATAAAAAAAGATGGGAAAAGTAA
- a CDS encoding NADPH-dependent FMN reductase, translating to MGKVIAFAGSNSKNSINKKLATFAASLLKSNEFKVLDLNDYELPLYSIDVEVENEFPEAAIKFNNELAESDAVIISLAEHNGSYTAAFKNLLDWVSRKDKTVFKNKPVLVLATSPGGRGGATVLNTALNSFPHFGADIKGSFSLPSFNDNFKEDKIVDSDLLNQLSEAVKNLESAL from the coding sequence ATGGGAAAAGTAATAGCTTTTGCAGGAAGTAATAGTAAAAATTCAATAAACAAGAAGTTAGCAACATTTGCTGCAAGTTTATTAAAAAGTAATGAGTTTAAAGTTTTAGATCTTAATGATTATGAACTTCCATTATATAGTATTGATGTAGAAGTGGAAAATGAATTCCCTGAAGCAGCAATAAAATTTAATAATGAATTAGCAGAAAGTGATGCTGTTATAATTTCTTTAGCAGAGCATAATGGAAGTTATACAGCGGCATTTAAAAATCTTTTAGATTGGGTATCTAGAAAAGATAAAACTGTTTTTAAGAATAAGCCTGTTTTAGTTTTAGCAACTTCTCCAGGTGGTAGAGGAGGTGCCACTGTATTAAATACAGCTTTAAATAGTTTTCCTCATTTTGGAGCAGATATTAAAGGGAGCTTTAGTTTACCTTCTTTCAATGATAATTTTAAAGAAGATAAAATTGTAGATTCAGATTTATTAAATCAATTATCAGAAGCAGTTAAAAATTTAGAGTCAGCATTGTAG
- a CDS encoding MarR family winged helix-turn-helix transcriptional regulator, which translates to MGDISKDIHSTFDNHRFKAFINIKYTANWINSKEVEFFKSYGISPQQYNILRILRGAADKIKVQVVKDRMVERAPNATRLMDKLVEKNLIHRSKGEVDRREVYVAISDEGLLLLTEIDKEIDTLNPLDRLTENEAKLLSDLLDKIR; encoded by the coding sequence ATGGGAGATATTAGTAAGGATATTCATTCGACTTTCGATAACCATCGTTTTAAAGCCTTCATCAATATTAAATACACAGCAAATTGGATTAATAGTAAAGAGGTAGAGTTTTTTAAATCGTATGGTATTTCGCCACAGCAATATAATATTCTTAGAATTTTAAGAGGAGCAGCAGATAAAATTAAAGTTCAAGTTGTAAAAGACCGAATGGTAGAAAGAGCTCCTAATGCCACTCGTTTGATGGATAAATTGGTTGAGAAAAACTTAATTCATAGATCCAAAGGAGAAGTAGATCGAAGAGAAGTATATGTGGCTATTTCAGATGAAGGTTTATTATTGTTAACCGAAATAGATAAGGAAATAGATACATTGAATCCTCTAGATCGACTTACTGAAAACGAGGCTAAATTATTGAGTGATTTATTAGACAAAATAAGATAA
- a CDS encoding pirin family protein, whose amino-acid sequence MRIEKFPANTRGFVNHGWLQANYSFSFANFYDPNRTNFGALRVLNDDLIAPSMGFSTHPHQNMEIITIPLSGVLKHKDNTSNEWLYVHPNEVQVMSAGTGIYHSEMNGTTDTYLSLFQIWIIPNQEGISPRYNQKAFKAEDRKNKLQVLVSAIDDDNFDGLKVHQNAKLSRIDLDENKEFIYELSSEKNGIYVMNISGEISINDEIFSDRDAVGISETTSFKITANTTSELFFIEIPMTF is encoded by the coding sequence ATGCGAATAGAAAAGTTTCCAGCAAATACTCGCGGATTTGTAAATCATGGTTGGTTGCAAGCGAATTACTCTTTTAGTTTTGCAAATTTTTATGATCCTAATAGAACAAATTTCGGAGCATTACGTGTTTTAAATGACGATTTAATTGCTCCAAGTATGGGATTCAGCACACACCCACATCAAAATATGGAGATTATTACAATCCCATTAAGTGGCGTACTAAAACATAAAGACAATACTTCTAACGAATGGTTGTATGTACATCCTAATGAAGTTCAAGTTATGTCTGCCGGAACAGGTATTTATCATTCTGAAATGAATGGTACTACTGATACATATTTGAGTTTATTTCAAATTTGGATCATTCCTAATCAGGAAGGTATTTCACCAAGATATAATCAAAAAGCTTTTAAAGCTGAAGATAGAAAAAATAAGCTTCAGGTTTTAGTGAGTGCTATCGATGATGATAATTTTGATGGTTTAAAAGTGCATCAAAATGCCAAGCTATCAAGGATTGATTTAGATGAAAACAAAGAATTTATTTATGAGTTGTCTTCAGAGAAGAATGGAATTTATGTTATGAACATTTCAGGAGAAATAAGTATCAATGACGAAATATTTTCAGATAGAGATGCTGTAGGAATTTCTGAAACTACTTCATTTAAAATTACAGCAAATACAACTTCAGAATTGTTTTTTATTGAAATACCTATGACTTTTTAA
- a CDS encoding T9SS type A sorting domain-containing protein, with the protein MNKLFLTLLIFVNVFSYAQSASIRIDGNFDDWTTNLTTFTDTNESLNGIDLLEFQVTNDAEYLYIKIKANKEFDLTDGDIIPHDFYLYLDTDNDSNTGFKVRDDYGAELGIQFGERTLFNNFTGTPKNQVSFSEVGLRVAPTVTSKEFEIAIPRASVPDGINPLFPSSSVKILVRNRNNFDWLPNLNNVFTYTFNETPTTPYQPVDINKSDNSFIRIVAYNTKLNSLLDASKLDEYERLITVIQPDIIGFVESADTTVEYIKSLFDSWIPLGTTNGWYVKKHGGEVTVSRWEIIQEWDLDRQFPVLIDLPDSYGTNLLYTNAHLNCCGADDRRQRQVDEYAAFVLEAKSPGGQITLPKNTPIVYSGDLNLVGLSSQLNTLLTGQIQNTNIYGSGAYLDWDGTELKHDNALQTDIPMAYTWRSDSSNFPPGKLDFIIYSDYVLNAEKTFVIQTEEMPSDRLNLFGLQEFDTSTASDHFPVVADFSINRNTLSTKENFTFINKVFPNPAVDEINIQLNTFDEYSIHLYNAVGNLIVSTTEETNSIQLDITAISGGLYHLAITNSKGERKFIKVLKK; encoded by the coding sequence ATGAACAAACTTTTCCTAACCCTTTTAATATTTGTGAATGTTTTTAGTTATGCGCAATCTGCATCAATCCGTATTGATGGAAATTTTGATGATTGGACGACTAACTTAACTACATTTACTGATACCAATGAATCTCTTAATGGAATTGATCTTTTAGAATTTCAAGTAACTAACGATGCTGAATATTTGTATATTAAAATTAAAGCAAACAAAGAGTTTGACTTAACAGATGGCGATATTATTCCTCATGACTTCTATTTATATTTAGATACAGATAATGATTCTAATACTGGTTTTAAAGTACGAGACGATTATGGTGCAGAATTGGGAATTCAATTTGGTGAGCGTACATTATTTAATAATTTTACTGGAACCCCTAAAAACCAAGTTAGTTTTTCTGAGGTAGGCTTAAGAGTTGCTCCTACAGTAACATCTAAAGAATTTGAAATTGCAATTCCTAGGGCGAGTGTTCCTGACGGAATTAATCCGTTATTTCCATCTTCTTCAGTAAAAATTTTAGTTCGTAATAGAAATAACTTCGATTGGTTACCGAATTTAAATAATGTATTTACTTATACTTTTAATGAAACTCCTACAACACCTTATCAACCAGTTGACATTAATAAATCTGATAATTCTTTCATAAGAATAGTAGCTTACAATACAAAATTAAATTCCTTACTAGATGCAAGTAAATTAGATGAATATGAACGTCTCATAACAGTTATTCAACCAGATATTATTGGATTTGTTGAGAGTGCGGATACAACTGTAGAATATATTAAATCTTTATTTGATTCTTGGATTCCTTTAGGTACAACTAACGGATGGTATGTAAAAAAACATGGTGGTGAAGTAACCGTTTCCCGTTGGGAAATTATACAAGAATGGGATTTAGACCGTCAATTTCCAGTGCTTATAGACTTGCCTGATAGTTATGGCACCAATTTATTATACACTAATGCACATTTAAATTGTTGCGGGGCTGATGATAGAAGACAAAGACAAGTTGATGAATATGCTGCGTTTGTATTGGAAGCCAAATCTCCTGGTGGACAAATTACATTGCCTAAAAATACTCCTATTGTATATTCTGGTGATTTGAATTTAGTTGGACTTTCAAGCCAATTAAATACCTTATTAACTGGTCAAATTCAAAATACTAATATTTATGGTTCTGGTGCTTATCTTGATTGGGACGGAACAGAACTTAAACACGATAATGCTTTACAAACGGATATTCCAATGGCCTATACTTGGAGATCTGATAGTTCTAATTTTCCGCCTGGAAAACTAGATTTTATAATTTATTCAGATTATGTATTGAATGCCGAAAAAACTTTTGTCATTCAAACAGAAGAAATGCCAAGTGACAGATTGAATCTTTTTGGTTTACAAGAGTTTGATACCAGTACCGCTTCAGATCACTTTCCTGTTGTAGCAGATTTTTCTATTAATAGAAATACATTGAGTACAAAAGAGAATTTTACTTTCATAAATAAAGTTTTTCCTAATCCTGCAGTTGATGAAATTAACATCCAGCTAAATACTTTTGATGAATATAGTATTCATTTATACAATGCTGTTGGAAATTTAATTGTAAGTACAACAGAAGAAACAAATTCAATACAACTAGACATAACTGCTATATCTGGAGGACTTTATCATTTAGCAATTACAAACTCTAAAGGAGAACGAAAGTTTATCAAAGTTCTTAAAAAATAA